The DNA window TTTTTCATATACAACTTGAATGATTCTTCACTTGGAAATAATGTTCAGTTGTCGAATATAGTTTATGAGCCCCTAAACGAAACTCAAATTGGCGACCTAGACCCATTAAATATCCCAAAAACGGCTTCTGCAATTATAAAAATAAACGAATCAAGAGACCTAAAACAAGCGTTCCTTGTACTTTCACCTATTATCAAGGACGATTTTGGCTACAAACGAATTAAATCCTTTTCATATACCCTAAATAATAGTAGCGCATCGCGCATTTCACAAACTAAAGCAGCGGCAGCAATTTCAAATTCTGTTCTAGCCACCGGAGATTGGCATCAGTTTTATATAGAAAAATCTGGTGTCTATAAAATTTCAAGAGGGTTTTTGCAGCAATTGGGACTCAATATCAACGGTATCGACCCAAGAAAATTAAAAATTTATGGCAACGGAGGCCGCATGCTTCCCCTATCGAATGCTACTTTTTACCCCGAAGACTTAACTGAAAACGCCATTCAAATCATTGGCGAAAGCGATGGTGCTTTTGACAATGAAGATTACATTTTATTCTATGCAGAAGGCGTCGACACTTGGAATGATGAAAGTCAAACCAACCTTAACTTGTACGACACCAAATCTTACTATTATATTACCATACAAGGCAATGACGGGAAAAGAATGGCAACGATGGCGCAGCCATCTGGCAGCAGCACCTTGAATTTAAGCACTTTTGACGACCGTCAATTTTACGAGCTAGACTTAACCAATATTGGAAAACTGGGAAGACAGTGGTTTGGCGAAGTGTTTGATATCAACCAAGACCAAGAATTTTCGTTTAGTTTTCCCAATGTAGACACTGCTACGCCTATAAAAGTAAGCCTCAACACCGCTTCGGTAGCCTATACACCCACAAGTTTTAAGGTTTCGGCCAATGGACTTGAGATCGGAACTATGTCGTTTCCTGCGCTAGTGCAATATTCCGGAATTTTATTTAATGCAGCGTCTTTGCCGGGCAACACAACTTTTCCTGCCTCAGAAAATGTAAAAATAAAATTGTCTTACAATAACAACAGCGTCCCAGGGTCGAAAGGTTACTTGGACAAAATTATACTGACCGCCAAACGAAAACTTCAAGGCTATGGCAAACAATTTCTTTTTCAATATGATTTATCGTATGCTAGCTTAGGAATTGTAAGTTATGCACTGTCGAATGCCATTGGAATTTCGCAAGTTTGGGATGTCACTGACATTTATAATGCAACCAAATTAGAAAACGCCAATCAAGCATCGTTTTCATTTAAGGCTAATTTAGGACAACTACGAAAATATGTTGCCGTAGACCCCGCAGATTATTACACTCCATTGAAAACGAGTAAAACAAAAATAACCAATCAAAACCTGAAAGGAACTCTTTTCAAAAACACCCAGGGACAGTTTCAAGATTTAGATTACCTCATAATAGCACCTGCTTTCCTAGCCGGTCAAGCCGAAAAACTAGCTGATTTTCACCGTTCTTACTCCAATTTGAATGTAAAAGTACTTAGCCTTGAAACCATCTATCAAGAATTTTCTTCAGGCAAGCAAGACATTGCAGCCATTAGAAATTGTATAAGATACGTGTATCAAAATGCCTCAGCTGCAGACAAAAGAATAAAATATGTCAATCTCTTTGGAGATGCGTCCTATGATTATAAAAACAAAACTCCGAACAACACTAATATCGTACCCATATATCACGCATTGAATAGCAATACCACAGGAGAATCCTCCTATGCATCGGATGACTTCTACGCATTGATGGATAATAATGAGGGTGATATCGGCGGTTTTTTTGGAGGAATTGACATTGCGGTGGGCCGAATGATCAATGACAACAGTTCGCAAGCAGACGAAATGGTAAACAAAGTAATCGAGTATCATGACGTGAAATCGTATGGAAATTGGAGAAACAATTATGTGATGGTGAGTGACGATTCCGATAAATCATCAGACGCCAGCTTGCAAAACAGACAAAATACTTTAGCTGATAAAATCACCTTCGAAAAACCATTTTTGAATGTGAACAAAGTGCTTTTGGACTCCTATGTTCAGGAAGCTTCTGCTGGAGGATCGCGTTATCCTAAAGCTAGAAACGATTTCTTCAGCGCCTTCGAAAAAGGATCTTTGGTGGTGAACTATTTAGGTCATGGTGGCGAGGACGGCCTTGCGAGCGAACGCCTATGGGAAAAATCCGATGGGCAAAATTTAAGCAATCAGTACAAATACCCTTTATTTATTACCATTACTTGCGATTTTTCGCGATTTGACAATCCATCGAGACCCACAGCGGGCGAATACACGTATTGGAATCCCAAAGGCGGAGCCATTTCTATGATTACCACCATTCGTGAAATTGGCCAATTTAGCGCAGAAAATTTTAATGATGTCTTGGCACGAAATTTATTTTCATACGGCTCAAATAATTATACTTCGATAGCCGAAGCCCTCCGACTTTCCAAAAACAGCAATCCCAATTCCTCGACTAATGTGGTATTTTACATTGGAGACCCCGCATTGAAGCTTGCCATTGCCAAACCAAAAATTCGACTAACGAAAGTAAATGACATTCCTGTTTCACAAACCATCGACGATTTCAAATCATTGGCGAAAATGAAAATTTCTGGTGAAATTGTAGATGAAAACAATCTGCCAATACCCAATTATAACGGTGAATTATCGACAGCAGTTTTCGATAAATTCATCACAAGAAGCACTTTGAACAATGACGGAAATAGTCCTACGATGCCCTTCAATGAAATAGGAGAAACCATTTTCAGAGGCAATGCATCGATAGTAAACGGACAGTTCGAATTTAGTTTTATTGTTCCTAGAGATATCCGCATTCCAATTTCGAACGGAAAAATTAGTTTTTATGCTAAAAAAAATCAACAATTCGAGAATCAAGCCGGTTTTGATACCAGCATAAAAGTAGGCGGAATAAATGAAAATGCAGTAGCAGACAATATTAATCCAAGAGTGAAGTTATATATGAACGACGAAACTTTTGTCTCCGGAGGGACTACAAACGAATCTCCATTCCTTGTAGCCAATCTAGAGGACGAAAGCGGAATCAATACAGCGAGCGGAATTGGTCACGATATTGTAGCAATATTAGACGGCGACGTAGATAATCCTTACATATTGAACGATTATTATCAAACCAGTCTGAATGATTTTACCAAAGGAAACTTACGATTTCCGTTGCGAAATTTATCAGTTGGGCTCCACACTATAACTTTCAAGGCTTGGGATGTGTACAACAACCCGATTACCGCTGAAATTCAGTTTGTAGTGGTGGGCAACGAAGCCATAACATTGACACATGTTTTGAATTACCCCAATCCGTTTGTAAATTATACTGAATTTTGGTTTTCGCATAACAGACCCTACGAACCATTGGAAGTTCAAGTTCAGGTAATAACCATAACAGGAAAGGTCGTTTGGACGCGTAACCAAATAATTACAACCGAAGGTTTCCTTTCAAAAGAGATCAGTTGGGACGGCAAAGATGACTTTGGAAATAAAATAGGAAAAGGGGTTTATGTGTATAGACTTACGGTAAAATCGAACCTAACCAACTCGAAAGCTGAAAAAATTGAAAAACTTGTAATACTTTAATAAAATACTATATTTGTCCAATTATTATTCAAATCCAATGAGAAAATTTCTTCTACTTTTTGTGTGCTTATTTGCGCTAACTATCGCAAAAGCTCAGGAAAATGTTATTACCACTGCAGTCCCATTTTTATTAATAAGTGCCGATGCTCGATCCGCTGGTATGGCCGATAACGGAGTAGCTTCGTCAGCTGATTCGTATTCGCAACAATGGAATCCTGCAAAATATGCCTTCGCTATAGACAAAACAGGTTTTTCTATAAGCTATACACCTTATCTTACGGATTTGGTCAATGACATCTCGTTGGGGCAACTCAATTATTACAACCGAATCAACGAAAGAAGTGCCTTTGCCGGTAGTTTTCGATTCTTCGGATTGGGGGATATCGAATTGCGCGAAACTGGTGATCCAAATGAAATACCAAGAGTAGTTTCGCCTAGCGAATTTGCTTTCGACGGATCCTATTCCTTAAAATTAAGCGAGAAATTCTCGATGGCTGTTGGTGCGCGTTTTATCAATTCGAATTTAAAAGTTGCTTCAGACGTAGGCGACGCTTCCTCTGCAAGTTCATTTGCGGTGGATGTGGCTGGTTTTTTCCAAACCGAAGAATTATCCTTTAGCGATTTCAACGGAAGATGGAGAGCTGGATTCAACCTTCAAAACTTAGGTCCGAAAATGAGCTATGACAACACCCAGTCTAGCACCAACTTTTTGCCTGCCAATATGAAATTAGGAGGTGGATTCGATTTTATTTTGGATGACTATAATAAAGTTGCACTGAATGTAGAAGTCAGTAAATTATTAGTACCAACTCCGCAAGACCCTGATTTAAATGGAGATGGCACCATTACCACCGAAGAAAGAAATCAAAATAATGAAAACTATCAAAGTATTGGTTGGTTCTCGGGAGTTTTAGAATCCTTTTCGGATGCTCCAGGCGGATTCAGCGAAGAGCTGAAAGAAGTTACCTATTCTGCCGGTGCTGAGTATTTATATCAAGATTCCTTTGCGTTACGAGCTGGATATTTTCACGAAAATCCTGATAAAGGAGCCAGACAGTTTTTCTCTCTAGGAGCAGGATTTAGATATTCCGCAATCAAAGTGGATGTTTCCTATTTGTTTTCAACCTCTAAAGTTAGAAATCCATTGGAAAACACTTTGCGGTTCTCGCTTACCTTTAATTTCGGAGACAAATACGATGAATATTAGTAAACATAAAAAATAACAACAAATCCAAATTTCTATGAAGTTTGGATTTTTTTTCCACTAATACCAATGAAAAACATCACTATTTCTGCGCAATTTTCGGTTTTTGATACCCTTTCAGAATTACCAACTGACATTCAAAATCTAATGGCAGCAGCCATTGCAGTGCGAAAAAATGCGTATGCTCCCTATTCAAAATTTAGAGTTGGGGCGGCTTTACTATTAGATAATGGAAACATCGTTTTAGGGTCAAACCAAGAAAATGCAGCTTATCCTTCGGGACTATGTGCCGAACGTGTTGCCGTTTTTCAGGCAGGAACGCTATATCCCGATGCAAAAATTTTAAAAATGGCAATTACAGCGGCTTCTGATACCCATCAGACTAACGCTCCCATTCCTCCCTGCGGTTCTTGCAGACAATCCATAGCCGAATATGAGATCAAACAGGACTATCCGATTGACATTTATTTTATGGGCGAAATAGGCTCCATATACCAATCGGATTCGCTCAAAAATCTACTGCCTTTGATGTTTGACAAAAAATTTCTATAAAATAAACAAAATAAATACTAAAAGTTTATTTTAAATTTTACTACTTCCCCATAATGTTCTATTTTTGCAGCTTGCAAATTTAGGGAGCTAAACCCTACTCGTTTTCAATTACAATCATAACGCAACAACTAATTGCTAAAGAATCAATTCAGATGAAAGAAGTTACAAAAGAAGTTTATTTAAAATGGTATGAAGACATGCTCCTTTGGAGAAAGTTTGAAGACAAACTTGCCGCATTGTACATTCAACAGAAAATCAGAGGATTTCTACATTTATATAATGGCCAGGAAGCCGTTTTAGCGGGAGCGCTACACGCTATGGACCTGACAAAAGACAAAATGATTACCGCCTACCGAAATCACGTGCAACCTATAGGAATGGGTGTAGATCCGCGACGTGTAATGGCTGAACTTTTAGGAAAAGCGACTGGAACCTCCAAAGGAATGGGTGGTTCGATGCACATTTTTTCAAAAGAACACGGATTTTATGGAGGACACGGTATCGTAGGAGGACAAATTCCTTTGGGAGCTGGAATTGCTTTTGGAGATAAATACAACAATACAGGTGGAGTAACTTTGACTTATTTTGGTGATGGAGCTTCGAGACAAGGTTCGTTACACGAAGCCTTCAATATGGCGATGTTGTGGAACTTACCCGTAGTATTCATCGTAGAAAATAATGGATACGCGATGGGGACATCTGTCGAAAGAACTGCCAATCATCCTGATATCTGGAAATTAGGTTTAGGCTATGAAATGCCTTGCGGACCAGTGGATGGAATGAATCCTGTAAAAGTAGCCGAAGCGATGACCGAAGCTATTGAAAGAGCAAGAACAGGAGGCGGACCTACTTTCCTAGAAATGAAAACATACCGATACAGAGGACACTCGATGTCGGATGCACAATTGTACCGTTCGAAAGAAGAAGTAGAAGAGTACAAAAAAATTGACCCAATTACTCAAGTTTTAGATGTAATCAAAGATCAAAAATACGCTACAGACGCCGAAATTGATGCCATCGATCAAAGGGTAAAAGATTTAATCGAAGAATGTGTGAAATTTGCCGAAGAGTCTCCTTATCCAGAAATCCAGCAGCTATACGATGTAGTTTACGAACAAGAAAACTATCCATTCACCCCTCATAAATTATAAATCAATTATGGCAACAATTATAACAATGCCCCGTTTGAGCGATACAATGACGGAAGGAACGGTAGCAACTTGGTTAAAAAAAGTAGGTGATAAAGTAAGCGAAGGCGATATGCTAGCTGAAATTGAAACCGACAAAGCAACAATGGAATTCGAGTCTTTCAACGAAGGAACTCTTTTATACATCGGAATTCAAGCAGGTGAAACTGCCCCAATCGATTCTTTATTGGCCATTATCGGAAACGAAGGCGAAGATATTTCAGCTTTAATCGCCGGAGGTGCAACTGCTGCTCCTGCATCAGAAGCCGCTCCAGCAACAACGGAAGTTAAAACCGAAACTACAACTCCAGCAACAACAACTTCAGCCGCTTTACCAGCAGGAGTGGTCGTGGTGACTATGCCTCGTTTGAGCGATACGATGACCGAAGGAACTGTAGCCACTTGGTTGAAAAAAGTAGGCGATAAAGTTGCCGAAGGTGATATGCTTGCCGAAATCGAAACGGATAAAGCCACAATGGAATTCGAATCTTTCAACGAGGGAACTTTATTATACATCGGCATTCAAGAAGGAGAATCTGCTCCAATTGATAGCTTATTAGCGATCATTGGCCCCGCAGGGACCGACGTTAGTGGAATTATTGCTAGCGGAGGAATTGCACCTGCAGCCGCTCCAGCTGAAGAAGTGAAAGCCGCAGCTGCTGCACAAACCGCAGCACCAATTGTTCAAGAAGCACCAGCTGACGGTCAAAGAATTCTAGCTTCGCCATTGGCAAAGAAAATTGCCAGCGAAAAAGGAATTCAATTGACTCAAGTAAAAGGTTCTGGCGAAAACGGACGTATCACCAAAAGTGATGTGGAGAATTTTACCCCAGCAAGCAGTTCGCAGGTAGCCGATAGCAGAACGCAGGAAGTTGCTCCTACAAAATCAGAATCTGCTGCACCAGTATCAAAACCTTATGTTCCAGCAGGACAAATTGCCACTGAAGAGATTAAAAACTCTACTATGCGTAAAGTTATTGCCAAGCGTTTGGCCGAATCTTTATTCACTGCACCACATTACAACTTGGTAATTGAGGTAACCATGGACGAAGCAATGAAATCAAGAGCGATTATCAATAGCGTTCCAGATACCAAAGTATCTTTTAACGATATGGTAATTAAAGCTTCTGCATTGGCTTTGAAAAAACACCCAAAAATCAATTCACAATGGACTGCTGAATCGATAATCATCAACTATCACGTGAATATTGGTGTTGCAGTTGCTGTTGAAGACGGATTAGTTGTTCCAGTATTGCCATTTACAGATGGTATGAGTTTGTCACAAATTGGAACAAGCGTAAGAGACCTTGCAGGAAGAGCCAAAAACAAAAAATTATTACCTACCGAAATGGAAGGAAGTACTTTCACGATTTCCAACCTTGGAATGTTTGGCATTACCGAATTCAACTCCATCATTAACCAACCGAATTCTGCTATCCTATCCGTTGGAGCGATTGTAGAAAAACCAGTGGTGAAAAATGGTCAGATTGTAGTTGGAAATACAATGATGCTTTCATTAGCTTGCGATCACAGAACTATCGACGGAGCAACCGGAGCACAGTTCTTGCAAACTTTGAAACAATATATCGAAAACCCTGTGACGATGCTAGCCTAATAGCTCGTTACTTTATAAATAGAAATCCCGTTTTGAGAAATCAGAACGGGATTTTTGATTTTAGAAAGTTTAAATCATTAATTTTGAAATCTTAAACAAAACTCAATAAATGAAACCAACCATTACTATTATTGGCGCAGGAATTTCAGGTTTAACGGCTGCAGTTTATTTACACCAAAAAGGGTACAAAGTTCAAATTTTGGAAGCAAGCGATCGAGCTGGTGGCCGAATCAAAACCGATATCATTGATGGTTTCAGACTCGATAGAGGTTTTCAGGTTTTGTTAACGGAATATCCAGAAACCAAAGCCTTATTGGATTACAAAAAATTAAATCTGAAACGATTTCTACCGGGCGCCACGGTACTTTATGATGGAGGACAATTCGAAATTGCCGACCCGTTTCGGCGTCCAACGGCAACATTTGCTACCTTATTTGCGCCAGTTGGTTCTTTAAAAGATAAAATAAACACCTTTTTTCTGAAAAAAAAATTAGTGAATATTTCTCTTTCAAATCTTTTCAAACAACCAGAAATCGAAACTAGTGCGCAACTCAAAAAGTATGGTTTCAGTTCAAAAATGATTAATCGATTTTACAAACCGTTCTTTTCAGGTATTTTTCTGGAAAACGATTTGAAAACATCGAGTACTATGTTTGATTTTGTTATGAAAATGTTCTGCGAAGGTGATGCTGCTATTCCAGAATTGGGTATGGAAGAAATTCCAAAACAATTGGTGGCAATGCTTCCAGAAAATTCAATTCAATACAATGTGAAAGTTAGTGCAATCGAGAACAACAAAATCATTTGCGAAGATGGGACAATTTTAGACGCGGATAAAATCATTATTGCTACCGAAGCTATTGGTCTTGCCAATACTTACATTTCGAAAACAAAACAAAACTTCCACCAAGTAACCAATATTTATTTTGAAGCGAAAATAGCTCCGACCCAAAAAGCGGTTGTGGTTTTAAATGCTGCCACCAATAAAAAATGGGCAAATAATTTGACGGTACTATCCAATATTTCCAGTCAATATGCTCCAAGTGGAAAAGTGTTGATTTCAATTTCATACAATGGTATTCCAGCTATTGACGACGCCACTTTAGCCGAAAATATGAAAACCGAACTGAAACAATGGTATGGCAACCAAGTGGATGATTGGAAACTATTGAAAACCTACCGCATCAATTATGCCTTGCCCAATCAAGAAAAAGTCTCCAATGAAGTACCTAATTCAGAAATTAAAATCAACGAAAATCTTTTTATTTGCGGGGATCATTTATTGAATGGCTCGATAAACGCAGCAATGAAATCAGGACGAATTGTGGCGGAATTGATTGATGAATTACAATGATATTTATGTAAACCTTTTAGGGCAACAGTGCCTTAAAAAATAATCTTCACATCTTCTTTATAATTCTGCAATGTTCCATTCAAACTTGCTGTCCAACCGTCAATAAAAACTTTGCCATTTTTAATAGCATTTGAGTAATCATAACTGTTTAATTTATCGCAGTTGGTTATGTAATAATGATTACCGATTTTATAAATGCAATCTTCAAGAACCATTTCCGGGACTTGTGAGGGTTCGTCTAAACCTATGGTGAAAATCATATTATAAATGCGACTTAAAGCATCCGTTTCATTTTCAATAATTGAAATTTGTTTGGTTGTTTCATCCACTTTTAGCTTAGGCGCTTCAATGCTGTCAAACACTTTAAAACCAATATCAGGAACTTGTTTTTTATCTTCTTCAAACAGACCTACTTTGCTGTTTGCTGCTTCAATGTCTTTTGCTATTTTTTCCCCTGCACGTTTTAAGCGTTCTATGGTAATGCTTGAAATTACTGGAGGTAAGTTATTATCTATACAAAATTTATATGCTGGTTTATTTTCTTTTATTGGCTCGTCAATTTGACACAAAATAAATTTACAATTACCCCCATCTTCTGCATTAAGTTGCATTACTGCTTCACCTGTTGAGCCGGAGCCGGCAAAAAAATCAAGGACTATATCTCCATTTTTAACTGATATAGCTTTCATAAAACTCAATAATATACCACAATCTTTAGGATTTGTAAAAACATCCTTGACTCCAAAAAGATTTTTTAACCAATTTGATGCCACACGACCATCTTTAAATTTTAAACTTGTTATGCTTTGATATTCAGTATTTTTTAGATATGTTTTATTATTTGGTACAACAGTATGGTCTTTACCAAAATGAACCAATCCATCTCTTATTCTTTGTTTTAAAGTATCTTCAGGAAAACGCCAACCGCTTGCTGGAGGTTTACAAATTTTTCCAGTTATTGGATGTAATACATCATAAACATATTGACCGTGATTGGGACCTGCAATATTATCAGGAAAATAAACTCCACTTTCATCCATCCAACTATAATGTTTACTGTCTTTCACTGGATTTGAATTGGGAAATTGATTATACCATTTTAATCCTTCTTCATGTATTGTTTGCCAATCACTTTTATGTTTTTTCTTTAAAGCATCAAAAGCTTTATAAATTTCTTGAAGTCCTTCTTTTAATTCTTCCCACTTTCCGATATTATAAACTTTACTTTTTGCATATACAAGTACATATTCATGTTGCATGGAAACATAAGCTTGGTCATTTTTACTGCTGTTTTTCCAAACAATATCACCTGCAAAATTCTCATCTCCAAAAATTTCATCACAAAGAAGCTTTAATTGAGCATGTTCATTTTCATCAATTGATATAAAAATAACACCATCTTTGCTCAATAAATCTCTTGCCAACAAAAGGCGTGGATACATAAACGCTAACCAACCGTTGTGGCTCTTTTTAGTTTTAAAACTAAAGTCCATTCTCTCAAAATCGCTTTCACTCAGGTTCGCCAAACCCAACACTTCAGCTTCTTCTTTGTCGAACTTGTCTGGATAGACAAATTCTTCGCTTTTAGTGTTGTATGGTGGATCAATGCAGATACACTTGATTTTTCCGCTGTAATGGTTTTTCAGAATTTTCAAACTATCCAAATTATCGCCTTTCAAAACCAAATGTTGTGTAGTGTCAATTTCTTTGCTCAATGTGGTATTTAAGCGAAGTTCCTTCTCTGTTTTTTGAGCATATTTAGCTCTTGCAAAGTTTCTGCCTACAAAATTTAAACCGTACCCGTTTACTTTTTCGTCAATAGGCAAGCCCAAAACAGTTTTTAGTTCTTCTATGTTTATTTCGTTGTCTCGAATTACGCTGGGGTAGTTTTCTTTCAGAAAACTCAACAATTTGTTTTCGTTGTCTTCTGCTCCTACAATAGTAAATCCTGCGTTTATAAATTCTTCTTTTGCCATTGTTTTATGCGTTGTTTATCAATGCCGCTAATTGTGTTTTATTGATACGTTCTTTAAATGAAATTTTAATATTTTCGTTCTTGTAGTACTCGCCAAGTGCCTCAAAATATTTTTTGGCAAAATCAATTTTCCCTTTTTCATCTTCGGGGATTGCTGTAGAAGATTTGTAGCCTTTAGCCTCCACCACAAGGAATATTTTGTTGCCATCAGTGCTTCTAATAGCATAGCAGAAGTCGGGGTTGTAGTCTCCTAATGGGGTTTTAATTTTAAGTCTTGGCAGTTTTCCAAAAATTTCAATACTGTCCATATCGGGGTCTTCTATAATTTCTAATTCAAAATCGCTATCGTATTCAATTAATTCCTCAAATACCCATTTTGTTTTCAATGAAAAATTACTTGAAATGTCTTTTTGAAACTTGCCAACGCTTCCCGTATCTAAATAGGTTTTTCCTTTTTCGGTTTTGAATACGTTTGGCAAGGCTGTTCCGTTAATTCCGTCGTACTTAATATTTGCTTTAAGCATTGCAATTAAGTTTTTTCGGATTATTTCGGTAATTTCTCTTTGGGCTTGTTCGGGATTATTGCAGAGCATTTTATTCTTGAAATCGTTGCTCAAAGCGTTAAAAACCTTTACAACAAAAGAAATTGGAGTTTTGGTATTGTTTGATAAAGTGCGAACCAACTCCAAATAATCAATTTTGCTTTTATAAGAAACTGTATTGGTTAGCTTTTCAGTTATTGAACCTTGCTCACCAATTTTATTTACATTAAGTTCTGCGCGAATGGTTTGCAATAAGATTTCCTCAATGTTTACGGCTTCAATTTGTGTTTTAATATTTTGTACTAATAAATTTTCTTGTTGCTCGCTCAAAGATTCCAAAATATAAAAAGCATTTTTATTGATAGCGTTCCATAAGTTTTGAAACTCTTTAAGGTGCGAAGCTTTAATATAAATTTTCTTTTTCTCTTTTTTCTTCTCAGCTTTTTGAATGTAAATATTTGTGTCTGTAGCGAACAAGCTTTCTATTGCTTTAACTTGTTCTTCTGGTAAATTTTGTTCTTTGAGAATAGAAGAAAAATCAGGTGATTTTTCGTAAATTTTTTGTCCGTCAACTATTGCCTTGCGAACAATCATTTTTTTGTCTTTCAATACATCATCAACTAAAGTAATAATTGTATCATCATCAAAACCCGATTTTTCTTTTAGAATTTTAATCAATTCTTGTTCTGTAAATGTTTCCGAAATCAAAAATGAATTGCTTAAAATTTCGTTTTGAATTGCCTCAACAAAACCTTGTTCTTTACTTGAAACCACAACGTCAAGGTTGTTGATTTTCCAAAATTCCTCTTGATTGTCATTCAAATTTTTCAGTGTGTTACGTTGCAAATTTTGATTTACACTAATCCGCAACCCTCGTCCAATTTGTTGCATTTTGGAAATTTCGCTTCCTTGATTGGAGAGTTTGCAAATGGTAAAAACATTTGGATTGTCCCAGCCTTCTTGCAAAGCCCAAATTGAAAAAATAAAACGAGAGGAACTTTCAAACGAAAGCAATTTCTTTTTGTCTCTTAAAATCTCATCAATACCTACTTTTACTTTTTCGTCTCCGTTTCCTTTATCGCCCGAAAAATA is part of the Flavobacterium nackdongense genome and encodes:
- a CDS encoding 2-oxo acid dehydrogenase subunit E2; the protein is MATIITMPRLSDTMTEGTVATWLKKVGDKVSEGDMLAEIETDKATMEFESFNEGTLLYIGIQAGETAPIDSLLAIIGNEGEDISALIAGGATAAPASEAAPATTEVKTETTTPATTTSAALPAGVVVVTMPRLSDTMTEGTVATWLKKVGDKVAEGDMLAEIETDKATMEFESFNEGTLLYIGIQEGESAPIDSLLAIIGPAGTDVSGIIASGGIAPAAAPAEEVKAAAAAQTAAPIVQEAPADGQRILASPLAKKIASEKGIQLTQVKGSGENGRITKSDVENFTPASSSQVADSRTQEVAPTKSESAAPVSKPYVPAGQIATEEIKNSTMRKVIAKRLAESLFTAPHYNLVIEVTMDEAMKSRAIINSVPDTKVSFNDMVIKASALALKKHPKINSQWTAESIIINYHVNIGVAVAVEDGLVVPVLPFTDGMSLSQIGTSVRDLAGRAKNKKLLPTEMEGSTFTISNLGMFGITEFNSIINQPNSAILSVGAIVEKPVVKNGQIVVGNTMMLSLACDHRTIDGATGAQFLQTLKQYIENPVTMLA
- a CDS encoding NAD(P)/FAD-dependent oxidoreductase, whose translation is MKPTITIIGAGISGLTAAVYLHQKGYKVQILEASDRAGGRIKTDIIDGFRLDRGFQVLLTEYPETKALLDYKKLNLKRFLPGATVLYDGGQFEIADPFRRPTATFATLFAPVGSLKDKINTFFLKKKLVNISLSNLFKQPEIETSAQLKKYGFSSKMINRFYKPFFSGIFLENDLKTSSTMFDFVMKMFCEGDAAIPELGMEEIPKQLVAMLPENSIQYNVKVSAIENNKIICEDGTILDADKIIIATEAIGLANTYISKTKQNFHQVTNIYFEAKIAPTQKAVVVLNAATNKKWANNLTVLSNISSQYAPSGKVLISISYNGIPAIDDATLAENMKTELKQWYGNQVDDWKLLKTYRINYALPNQEKVSNEVPNSEIKINENLFICGDHLLNGSINAAMKSGRIVAELIDELQ
- a CDS encoding site-specific DNA-methyltransferase, whose protein sequence is MAKEEFINAGFTIVGAEDNENKLLSFLKENYPSVIRDNEINIEELKTVLGLPIDEKVNGYGLNFVGRNFARAKYAQKTEKELRLNTTLSKEIDTTQHLVLKGDNLDSLKILKNHYSGKIKCICIDPPYNTKSEEFVYPDKFDKEEAEVLGLANLSESDFERMDFSFKTKKSHNGWLAFMYPRLLLARDLLSKDGVIFISIDENEHAQLKLLCDEIFGDENFAGDIVWKNSSKNDQAYVSMQHEYVLVYAKSKVYNIGKWEELKEGLQEIYKAFDALKKKHKSDWQTIHEEGLKWYNQFPNSNPVKDSKHYSWMDESGVYFPDNIAGPNHGQYVYDVLHPITGKICKPPASGWRFPEDTLKQRIRDGLVHFGKDHTVVPNNKTYLKNTEYQSITSLKFKDGRVASNWLKNLFGVKDVFTNPKDCGILLSFMKAISVKNGDIVLDFFAGSGSTGEAVMQLNAEDGGNCKFILCQIDEPIKENKPAYKFCIDNNLPPVISSITIERLKRAGEKIAKDIEAANSKVGLFEEDKKQVPDIGFKVFDSIEAPKLKVDETTKQISIIENETDALSRIYNMIFTIGLDEPSQVPEMVLEDCIYKIGNHYYITNCDKLNSYDYSNAIKNGKVFIDGWTASLNGTLQNYKEDVKIIF
- a CDS encoding restriction endonuclease — its product is METPAVKRGRSFCFVLSVFDHRRSKHWELAHASFYPNMVAKQFQYEIQSYQEDCINNITSLFENIHQHNKFGDIFFEHHKTNKYNFPVTDNHNIDVMMETGTGKTFTFIKTIFELSKNFGYKKFIVLIPTVPIREGTKTNLEDTKDYFKSFYANEKEKEIETFVYEGGNLSAVKQFIGTSHLSVLVMTPSSFNSRDNILNRPLEREINTPELFVKNQEPPKSYLECLKRLHPIVIMDEPHRFEGDAFKTYFKGFDNYYLRFGATFPKKKDSLPLSNVAYVLDSISSFRQNLVKKIVVYTQDVIENKDTLIAIDNKKAIVSTLINGIIAKRELGIGAVFNGKTIRKINKDTIVLGDDTIEKVDYSLSDESLRTMIAATIKIHFEKEKTLFEQGIKALTLFFMESDISLFRGVNPKIKNIFEEEYTKQYNDLIVTLDQTSDYYQYLQNDFDSDNSLQVHKGYFSGDKGNGDEKVKVGIDEILRDKKKLLSFESSSRFIFSIWALQEGWDNPNVFTICKLSNQGSEISKMQQIGRGLRISVNQNLQRNTLKNLNDNQEEFWKINNLDVVVSSKEQGFVEAIQNEILSNSFLISETFTEQELIKILKEKSGFDDDTIITLVDDVLKDKKMIVRKAIVDGQKIYEKSPDFSSILKEQNLPEEQVKAIESLFATDTNIYIQKAEKKKEKKKIYIKASHLKEFQNLWNAINKNAFYILESLSEQQENLLVQNIKTQIEAVNIEEILLQTIRAELNVNKIGEQGSITEKLTNTVSYKSKIDYLELVRTLSNNTKTPISFVVKVFNALSNDFKNKMLCNNPEQAQREITEIIRKNLIAMLKANIKYDGINGTALPNVFKTEKGKTYLDTGSVGKFQKDISSNFSLKTKWVFEELIEYDSDFELEIIEDPDMDSIEIFGKLPRLKIKTPLGDYNPDFCYAIRSTDGNKIFLVVEAKGYKSSTAIPEDEKGKIDFAKKYFEALGEYYKNENIKISFKERINKTQLAALINNA